The Proteus vulgaris genome has a segment encoding these proteins:
- the sacB gene encoding Capsular polysaccharide phosphotransferase SacB, whose product MENNIDVVIYWVDGADPEWRQSYKKYHGTNPGRFRDLGTLKYVLRGIQYNLPWVRYIHFVTNGQLPSWLNINHPKIKFHTHEDIFLFKDSLPVF is encoded by the coding sequence ATGGAAAATAATATAGATGTAGTCATTTATTGGGTTGATGGTGCAGATCCTGAGTGGCGACAATCCTACAAAAAATATCATGGGACTAATCCGGGTAGATTTAGAGACTTAGGCACTCTAAAGTATGTGTTAAGAGGAATTCAATATAACCTTCCATGGGTAAGATACATACATTTCGTTACCAATGGTCAACTTCCTAGTTGGTTAAATATAAATCACCCTAAAATAAAATTTCATACTCATGAAGATATTTTTCTATTTAAGGATAGCTTACCCGTTTTTTAA
- a CDS encoding UDP-D-galactose:(glucosyl)lipopolysaccharide-1,6-D-galactosyltransferase has translation MKIVLVGYNPRNIGGIESFSRNLKESVFPELHFLYEYDQKGPFEVNDFIGVCKYNFFNRFLNKISRGLYTKNKIKSYLKSKEFDLILLNTPKYLDIIDDLSKVILIQHTTVDNWWLSEYKFNKSNKLLSLAKKVNKIISLSEEEKKQIINKFHIDKNKIKVINLPSGLEYYNKIKEPGRNLLMLTRFQNEIKRIDLVINAMKNLPDFNLNIYGSGKDEKELRLLAEKYSNVKIHNATTEKLKIFDENHIYILSSDFEGYPVSLIEAASRKLPLIIRNTFPSATEIVNHNGILLKKDWNQSEFCEAVHDIYHNYYKYSESSGEIYNKHSPLKIKQQWLLLTKLSE, from the coding sequence ATGAAAATAGTATTAGTTGGATATAACCCAAGAAATATTGGTGGAATTGAGTCTTTTTCAAGAAATCTAAAAGAAAGCGTATTTCCTGAATTACATTTTCTATATGAATATGATCAAAAGGGTCCTTTTGAAGTAAACGATTTTATAGGGGTATGTAAATATAATTTTTTTAATAGATTTCTAAATAAAATATCACGGGGTTTATACACTAAAAATAAAATTAAGTCTTATTTAAAATCAAAAGAGTTCGATTTAATATTGTTAAACACTCCTAAATACTTAGATATTATCGATGATTTAAGTAAAGTAATACTAATACAACATACTACTGTAGATAATTGGTGGTTATCAGAATATAAATTTAATAAAAGTAATAAGCTTCTTTCTTTAGCAAAAAAAGTAAATAAAATAATCTCTCTTTCTGAGGAAGAGAAAAAACAGATCATAAATAAATTTCATATCGATAAGAATAAAATTAAGGTAATAAACTTACCTTCAGGTCTTGAATATTATAATAAAATAAAAGAACCTGGTAGGAATCTATTAATGCTAACTAGATTTCAAAATGAAATTAAAAGAATTGATTTAGTTATTAATGCAATGAAAAATTTACCTGATTTTAATTTAAATATATATGGAAGTGGTAAAGATGAAAAAGAATTACGTTTGTTAGCTGAAAAATATTCAAATGTAAAAATACATAATGCTACTACTGAAAAATTAAAAATATTTGATGAAAATCATATTTATATATTGAGTAGTGATTTTGAAGGGTATCCTGTAAGCCTGATTGAAGCAGCTTCAAGAAAACTACCTCTAATTATTAGAAACACGTTTCCTTCCGCAACAGAAATTGTTAATCATAATGGGATTTTATTAAAAAAAGATTGGAACCAGAGTGAATTTTGTGAAGCTGTTCACGATATTTATCATAATTATTATAAATATTCAGAATCATCTGGAGAAATATACAATAAGCATTCCCCTCTAAAAATCAAACAACAGTGGCTGTTATTAACTAAATTATCGGAATAA
- the wzxE_1 gene encoding O-antigen translocase — protein sequence MNLIKTSFLSLFATSIKILSALFINKALSLFIGPSGIATIGQFQNVIQIAATISQGGILPGITKYTAEYHSISNNKNLNLLWSSAFRIILLLSTIVSVVLITFSEKLSIYILNDKSYTIYIALLGISIFFITLNSFFLSIINGLKQIRFYIFINITQSIFMLIYSIVLIYLFGLKGALFALVTNQAVIFMILIIKIRNKFNINLKYNHIEGKKLLLFSTMALTSAIVGPASLIAIRTYLTHKISLDASGYWQSMWYISSMYLMVITTTLSIYYMPRLSEITKQKELIKELYTGLMFITPLLIIMSSTIYILRGFIIELLFSKEFIQMEILFKWQLFGDILKIISWLFSYVLIAKAKAKLFIITEILNFTFFSIASFMLINYFGLIGVSYSYFISNLVYLIIVSTIVYKVFLTKNSTNQYTT from the coding sequence TTGAATTTAATCAAAACTTCATTTCTGAGCCTATTTGCTACATCAATAAAAATACTTAGTGCATTATTTATTAACAAAGCACTTTCACTATTTATTGGTCCTAGTGGTATAGCAACGATAGGTCAATTTCAGAATGTAATACAGATAGCAGCTACGATTAGTCAAGGAGGGATACTCCCTGGTATCACCAAATATACCGCTGAATACCATTCAATATCAAATAATAAAAATCTTAATTTACTGTGGTCTTCTGCGTTCAGAATAATATTGCTATTATCAACAATTGTAAGTGTTGTTTTAATTACTTTTTCTGAAAAATTATCTATATATATATTAAATGATAAGAGTTACACTATATATATAGCATTATTAGGTATATCAATATTTTTCATAACATTAAATTCATTTTTCCTATCAATAATCAATGGATTAAAACAGATTAGATTTTATATTTTTATAAATATAACTCAAAGTATATTTATGTTAATATATTCCATTGTATTAATATATTTATTTGGATTAAAAGGGGCCTTATTCGCTCTCGTCACAAACCAAGCTGTTATTTTCATGATTTTAATTATAAAAATAAGAAATAAATTCAATATAAACTTAAAATATAATCATATTGAAGGAAAGAAGTTATTATTATTTTCTACTATGGCATTAACTTCAGCTATTGTTGGCCCTGCATCCTTAATAGCTATCAGGACTTATCTTACTCATAAAATATCTCTTGATGCATCAGGTTATTGGCAATCAATGTGGTATATATCATCTATGTATTTAATGGTAATTACAACTACTTTGTCTATTTATTATATGCCAAGGTTATCTGAAATAACAAAACAAAAAGAACTAATAAAAGAACTATATACAGGATTAATGTTTATTACACCACTGCTCATAATAATGTCATCTACTATATATATCTTACGAGGATTTATTATAGAGTTACTCTTTTCCAAAGAGTTCATTCAAATGGAAATATTATTCAAATGGCAACTCTTTGGTGATATATTAAAAATTATATCTTGGCTATTTTCATATGTTCTAATAGCTAAAGCTAAGGCAAAATTATTTATTATAACAGAAATTTTAAACTTTACTTTTTTTAGTATAGCATCATTTATGTTAATTAATTATTTTGGGCTAATTGGTGTATCTTACTCTTATTTTATATCTAATCTTGTATATTTAATTATCGTATCAACAATTGTATACAAAGTATTTTTAACAAAAAATTCAACTAACCAATATACTACATGA
- the cpxA gene encoding two-component sensor protein, which yields MINSLSARIFAIFWLTLALVLMLVMMVPKLDSRQLTPLLESEYRQGVMLEQHIEAELAQDPANDLLWWRRLIRAIDKWAPPGQRLIIVTSEGRIIGAQRNEMQVVRNFIGQSDNADHPKKKKYGRSEMLGPFSVRDGEDHYQLYLVRPSSSPQSDFINLLFDKPLLLLIFTMLISTPLLVWLSWSLAKPARQLKNAADDVAKGNLRPHPELETGPQEFLAAGTSFNQMISALERMVEAQQRLISDISHELRTPLTRLQLASALLRRRNGESKELERIETETQRLDGMINDLLVLSRNQYKNELLRETVKANELWDDILDNAKFEAEQSNKTLQVTTPPGAWPIYCNPYSLASAFENIVRNALRYSNSRIEVAFTEQNQGITIIVDDDGPGVSPEDREHIFRPFYRTDEARDRESGGTGLGLAIVETAVSQHRGHVKADDSPLGGLRVEIWLPRGSAGNK from the coding sequence ATGATAAATAGTCTGTCAGCGCGTATTTTTGCAATATTCTGGCTGACGCTAGCATTAGTTCTTATGCTAGTTATGATGGTTCCAAAGCTGGACTCGCGCCAGCTTACCCCTCTTTTAGAGAGTGAGTACCGTCAAGGTGTTATGCTAGAACAACATATCGAAGCGGAATTAGCGCAAGATCCCGCTAACGATCTCCTTTGGTGGCGTCGATTAATTCGTGCCATTGATAAATGGGCCCCTCCTGGCCAGCGTTTAATTATCGTAACCAGTGAAGGACGTATTATCGGCGCTCAACGTAATGAAATGCAGGTTGTCAGAAACTTTATTGGCCAATCTGATAACGCCGATCATCCTAAAAAGAAAAAATATGGTCGTTCTGAGATGTTAGGGCCATTTTCAGTAAGGGATGGTGAAGATCATTATCAGCTTTATCTTGTACGTCCATCAAGTAGCCCTCAATCTGACTTTATCAACTTATTATTTGATAAACCGTTATTGCTACTCATATTCACTATGCTTATTAGCACACCGTTATTAGTGTGGCTTTCTTGGAGCTTGGCAAAACCGGCAAGACAACTTAAAAACGCAGCTGATGATGTTGCGAAAGGTAATTTACGCCCTCATCCAGAGCTAGAAACCGGCCCACAAGAGTTTTTAGCTGCTGGTACTAGTTTTAATCAGATGATAAGCGCACTCGAACGCATGGTTGAAGCACAGCAACGTTTAATTTCTGATATTTCTCATGAATTACGAACTCCATTAACACGCTTACAATTAGCCAGTGCATTGTTACGTCGCCGCAACGGAGAAAGTAAAGAATTAGAACGCATTGAAACTGAGACTCAACGCCTTGATGGGATGATTAATGACTTATTGGTGCTTTCACGTAATCAATATAAAAATGAGTTGTTACGAGAAACTGTAAAAGCAAATGAGTTGTGGGATGATATTTTAGATAACGCTAAATTTGAGGCTGAACAGAGTAATAAGACACTACAAGTGACAACACCTCCAGGTGCATGGCCTATTTACTGTAACCCTTACTCACTCGCTAGCGCATTTGAAAATATTGTTCGTAATGCCTTACGTTATTCAAATTCTCGCATTGAAGTTGCATTCACAGAGCAAAATCAAGGCATCACCATTATTGTTGATGACGATGGCCCAGGTGTTAGCCCTGAAGACAGAGAGCATATCTTCCGACCGTTTTATCGCACTGACGAAGCAAGAGATCGCGAATCAGGTGGTACAGGCTTAGGATTAGCGATTGTTGAGACAGCAGTAAGTCAACATCGAGGCCATGTTAAAGCCGATGACAGCCCATTAGGTGGGCTGAGAGTAGAGATTTGGTTGCCGAGGGGAAGTGCCGGTAATAAATAG
- the cpxR gene encoding DNA-binding transcriptional regulator CpxR, with the protein MHKILLVDDDRELTSLLKELLEMEGFNVVIASDGEQALKLLDASIDLLLLDIMMPRKNGIETLKELRQNFQTPVIMLTARGSDLDRVLGLELGADDYLPKPFNDRELVARIRAILRRSNWSEQKQTDSNTSPTLQVDKLQLNPGRQEASFDNEPLELTGTEFTLLYLLAQHLGQVVSREHLSQEVLGKRLTPFDRAIDMHISNLRRKLPERTDGQPWFKTLRGRGYLMVSIT; encoded by the coding sequence ATGCATAAAATCTTATTAGTAGATGACGATCGCGAATTAACATCGCTATTGAAAGAACTGCTTGAAATGGAAGGCTTTAATGTTGTAATCGCCTCTGATGGCGAACAAGCACTTAAACTTTTGGATGCTTCTATCGACCTGTTATTACTGGATATTATGATGCCACGTAAAAACGGGATTGAGACACTCAAAGAGTTACGCCAAAATTTCCAGACACCTGTCATTATGTTAACGGCAAGAGGCAGTGATCTTGACCGAGTGCTCGGCTTAGAGCTTGGTGCTGATGACTATTTACCAAAACCTTTTAATGATAGAGAGCTTGTTGCTCGTATCAGAGCTATTTTACGTCGCTCTAACTGGAGCGAACAAAAACAGACTGATAGTAATACATCTCCAACATTACAGGTTGATAAACTACAACTTAACCCTGGCCGACAAGAGGCGAGTTTTGATAATGAGCCGTTAGAGTTAACGGGAACTGAGTTTACCTTACTTTATCTTCTTGCTCAGCATTTGGGCCAAGTCGTATCACGCGAACATCTCAGTCAAGAAGTGCTTGGTAAGCGCTTAACACCTTTTGATAGAGCGATTGATATGCATATTTCCAATTTACGCCGTAAATTACCAGAAAGAACAGATGGACAACCGTGGTTCAAGACGTTACGTGGCCGTGGTTATCTGATGGTTTCAATAACTTGA
- the cpxP gene encoding periplasmic protein, translated as MRKVAVVALASMFLAAPTVVLAETANTNPPTEQQYNGNYHCGYGYGMHGDRDYRGHRGQRGHMMDRNYGESRMFNGITLTEQQRTQMRDLMRQHHQDRYNGNYRQRHENMHKLVTAPQFDEAAVRAQIQDMDKQAIERHVEMAKVHNQMYQLLTPEQKAQLEKNYQQRMSDFDQQGQ; from the coding sequence ATGCGTAAAGTAGCAGTAGTTGCATTAGCATCAATGTTTTTGGCAGCTCCGACGGTAGTATTAGCTGAAACCGCAAATACCAATCCGCCTACTGAGCAACAATATAATGGTAATTATCACTGCGGTTATGGCTATGGTATGCATGGCGACCGTGATTATAGAGGTCACCGCGGACAACGTGGACATATGATGGATCGCAATTATGGTGAATCTCGTATGTTTAACGGAATTACATTAACAGAGCAACAACGTACTCAGATGCGTGATTTAATGCGCCAGCATCATCAAGACAGATATAACGGAAACTACCGTCAACGTCATGAGAATATGCATAAATTAGTTACTGCACCTCAATTTGATGAAGCGGCTGTTAGAGCACAAATACAAGATATGGACAAACAAGCGATTGAGCGTCATGTTGAAATGGCGAAAGTTCATAATCAAATGTATCAGTTATTAACCCCAGAACAGAAAGCGCAGTTGGAAAAGAATTACCAGCAGCGAATGTCAGATTTTGATCAACAAGGTCAATAG
- the lex1 gene encoding Lipooligosaccharide biosynthesis protein lex-1 — translation MFPLRYYLYKEYYMNNFIISLKDNNEKRRKHISNQFNSKNIPFLFFDAINKNNLDTSEHLNISFNNPNLTAGEKGCFLSHIFLWKKIIDEDIDVAGIFEDDIYLGKNSEKLLSNYSWVNKNIDIIKIEKSNDKIKTSIRPIKKIMNIQIVRLKSRHLGTAGYIITNKGAHFLFDKIAQKPIKNPIDHEIFNDLLIDNKYIVGQTMPCLCIQDFVLNKNDNNFPSILEDNRIHRVIHKIGNNNKIIRELSRLKEQVLDFTLKNTIERKVYFHLK, via the coding sequence ATGTTTCCCTTAAGATATTACTTATATAAAGAATATTACATGAATAATTTCATAATTAGCTTAAAAGATAATAATGAAAAGAGACGTAAACATATATCTAATCAATTTAATTCAAAAAATATTCCATTCTTATTTTTTGATGCTATAAATAAGAATAACTTAGATACTTCAGAACATTTAAATATAAGCTTTAATAATCCTAATTTAACTGCTGGAGAAAAAGGATGTTTTTTAAGTCATATTTTTTTATGGAAAAAAATTATTGATGAAGATATTGATGTGGCTGGAATTTTTGAAGATGATATTTACTTAGGAAAAAATTCTGAGAAATTGCTAAGTAATTATTCATGGGTGAATAAAAATATTGATATTATAAAAATTGAAAAATCCAATGATAAAATAAAAACATCCATTAGACCAATAAAAAAAATCATGAATATTCAAATTGTTAGATTAAAAAGTCGACACTTAGGTACTGCAGGATATATTATCACGAATAAAGGTGCTCATTTTTTATTTGATAAAATCGCTCAAAAACCTATTAAGAATCCAATAGATCATGAGATATTTAATGATTTATTAATAGACAATAAATATATTGTTGGACAAACTATGCCTTGTTTATGTATACAAGATTTTGTTTTAAATAAAAATGATAATAACTTTCCTAGTATTTTAGAAGATAATAGAATTCATCGCGTTATACATAAGATAGGAAATAATAATAAAATAATACGAGAACTATCTAGACTAAAAGAACAAGTTTTAGATTTCACACTAAAAAACACAATAGAAAGAAAAGTATATTTTCACCTAAAATAG
- a CDS encoding Glycosyl transferases group 1 yields MLFFLGRIASVKRGWIFCEIAKKMPEYNFYVLGKIFRADDKNHDIMSEYEKIPNLHFVGHVEGEKKNKYLRDAKVLVNSSIHEALPVSFLEALSFGTLLVSNRNPDDLTSKFGIHVGEVLGNGFDKVDLFVNAVRELIENDEKRKTLSIEAIDYVKKIHSVDDFIKNTHAIIKDELTK; encoded by the coding sequence ATGTTGTTTTTTTTAGGACGCATTGCATCCGTTAAACGAGGTTGGATTTTCTGTGAAATTGCAAAAAAAATGCCTGAATACAATTTCTATGTTTTAGGTAAAATATTTAGAGCTGATGACAAAAATCATGACATCATGTCTGAATATGAAAAAATTCCTAACCTTCATTTTGTAGGCCATGTCGAAGGAGAAAAGAAAAATAAATATTTACGCGATGCAAAAGTACTAGTTAATAGCTCTATTCATGAAGCACTACCTGTTTCATTCCTTGAAGCCTTATCTTTTGGGACATTACTTGTTAGTAATAGAAACCCCGACGACTTAACATCTAAGTTTGGTATCCATGTTGGTGAGGTGCTAGGTAATGGTTTTGATAAAGTAGACCTATTTGTGAATGCAGTTAGAGAACTTATTGAGAATGATGAAAAAAGAAAAACGTTATCAATAGAAGCCATTGATTACGTCAAAAAAATTCACAGTGTTGATGATTTCATAAAAAATACACATGCAATCATCAAAGATGAGCTAACAAAATAA
- the fabG_3 gene encoding putative short chain dehydrogenase: MFDLTGKIALVSGGAKGIGKGIVIALKNSGAKVIIADIDDVAGNKTKQELNVEFMHLDVTHQSACETVIDDVVKEYGKLDILCSNTGIFPQATIKEMTEADWDKMHTVNLKGMFFLVKAALRVMEKQKQGRVIITSSITGAITGYPGWSHYGASKAGQLGFMRSAALEYARHGITINAVMPGNILTEGLQAQGEAYLNQMKASIPTHTLGEPEDIGYAAAFFASNEAKYITGQTIIVDGGQILPESPEALL; this comes from the coding sequence ATGTTTGATTTAACGGGTAAAATCGCTTTGGTTTCAGGTGGTGCAAAAGGTATTGGTAAGGGTATTGTCATCGCCCTAAAAAATAGTGGCGCTAAAGTAATTATTGCGGATATTGATGATGTTGCTGGCAATAAAACAAAACAAGAATTAAATGTTGAATTTATGCACCTTGATGTCACTCATCAATCTGCCTGTGAAACAGTGATTGATGATGTCGTAAAAGAGTATGGTAAACTCGATATTCTTTGTTCCAATACGGGTATTTTTCCTCAAGCAACCATTAAAGAGATGACCGAAGCGGATTGGGATAAAATGCATACTGTTAACCTTAAAGGTATGTTCTTTTTAGTGAAAGCTGCACTTCGTGTTATGGAGAAACAAAAACAAGGTCGCGTGATTATCACGTCCTCCATTACGGGAGCAATCACAGGCTATCCAGGTTGGAGCCACTACGGCGCAAGTAAAGCAGGTCAATTAGGCTTTATGCGTAGCGCAGCACTAGAATATGCACGCCACGGTATTACGATTAATGCAGTGATGCCGGGAAATATCCTCACTGAAGGCTTACAAGCCCAAGGCGAAGCCTATTTAAATCAGATGAAGGCTTCTATCCCAACGCATACTTTAGGTGAGCCAGAAGATATCGGCTACGCCGCCGCCTTCTTTGCCTCCAATGAAGCAAAATATATTACAGGCCAGACAATTATCGTCGATGGCGGACAAATTTTACCTGAATCTCCAGAAGCATTGTTGTAG
- the pfkA gene encoding 6-phosphofructokinase, with product MVNGIKRIGVLTSGGDAPGMNAAIRGVVRAALSEGLEVYGIFDGYMGLYENRMKKLDRFSVSDMINRGGTFLGSARFPEFREDNVRAVAIENMKQNELDALVVIGGDGSYLGAKKLTEAGFPCIGLPGTIDNDVAGTDYTIGYFTALETAVEAIDRLRDTSTSHKRISIVEVMGRYCGDLTLSAAIAGGCEFVVLPESELPFNRDELLAEIKAGIERGKRHAIVAITEHVCDVHELARFIEAETKHETRATVLGHIQRGGSPVAYDRILASRMGAYSVQLLLEGYGGRCVGIQNEKLVHHDIIDAVMNMKRVFKADWYETAKKLY from the coding sequence ATGGTCAATGGGATCAAAAGAATTGGGGTTTTAACAAGTGGTGGTGATGCACCCGGAATGAATGCCGCGATCCGTGGTGTTGTTCGTGCCGCACTAAGTGAAGGTTTAGAGGTTTATGGGATTTTTGATGGCTATATGGGGCTGTATGAAAACCGCATGAAAAAACTCGACCGTTTTAGCGTGTCAGATATGATCAACCGCGGTGGTACGTTCCTTGGTTCTGCTCGTTTCCCTGAATTCCGTGAAGACAATGTGCGTGCTGTTGCTATCGAGAACATGAAACAAAATGAGCTTGATGCCTTAGTGGTTATTGGTGGTGATGGTTCTTATCTTGGTGCGAAAAAACTGACGGAAGCAGGTTTTCCATGTATTGGTTTACCAGGCACAATCGATAATGACGTAGCGGGTACTGACTACACAATCGGTTATTTTACAGCATTAGAAACGGCAGTTGAAGCCATTGACCGTTTACGTGATACCTCAACGTCTCATAAACGTATCTCTATCGTGGAAGTCATGGGACGCTATTGTGGTGATTTAACGCTATCTGCTGCAATTGCTGGGGGATGTGAGTTTGTTGTTCTACCTGAGTCCGAATTACCATTTAATCGTGACGAACTGCTCGCAGAAATCAAAGCGGGTATTGAACGTGGTAAACGCCACGCAATCGTCGCAATCACAGAACACGTTTGTGATGTGCATGAATTAGCTCGTTTTATTGAAGCTGAAACTAAACATGAAACACGTGCAACAGTATTAGGTCATATTCAACGTGGTGGTTCTCCTGTCGCTTATGACCGTATTCTTGCTTCTCGTATGGGGGCTTACTCTGTTCAACTGCTATTAGAAGGTTACGGTGGTCGTTGCGTAGGTATTCAAAACGAAAAACTGGTTCACCATGATATTATTGATGCGGTTATGAATATGAAACGTGTCTTTAAAGCCGATTGGTATGAAACAGCGAAAAAACTGTATTAG
- the sbp gene encoding sulfate transporter subunit encodes MFKQWGLVSTTLIALLFSNNLWAKDIQLLNVSYDPTRELYQQYNQAFSQYWEHKTGDKVTVRQSHGGSGKQATSVINGIDADVVTLALAYDIDAIAQRGNLDKQWITRLPDNSAPYTSTIVFLVRKGNPKQITDWDSLIKPGISIITPNPKTSGGARWNYLAAWGYGLKANHQDSEKAKAFVKALYQQVEVLDSGARGATNTFVERGIGDVLIAWENEALLAINELGADQFEIVTPSVSILAEPTVSVVDKVVDKRGTREIATAYLNYLYSPQGQEIAAKNYYRPRDKVIAEKYQSLFPKLELFTIDKVFGDWQSAQKIHFATGGVFDEISRR; translated from the coding sequence ATGTTTAAACAATGGGGTTTAGTATCAACGACTTTAATCGCATTACTTTTTTCTAATAATCTATGGGCTAAAGATATTCAATTATTAAATGTCTCTTATGATCCGACAAGGGAACTGTATCAACAGTATAATCAAGCATTTAGCCAGTATTGGGAACACAAAACAGGAGATAAAGTCACAGTACGTCAATCACATGGTGGATCAGGAAAGCAAGCAACATCGGTTATCAATGGTATAGACGCAGATGTTGTGACATTAGCGCTTGCCTATGATATTGATGCGATTGCACAAAGGGGAAATCTTGATAAGCAATGGATAACTCGATTACCTGATAACTCAGCACCTTACACTTCAACAATTGTTTTTCTGGTGAGAAAAGGAAACCCTAAGCAGATAACGGATTGGGACTCACTGATAAAACCGGGGATCTCCATTATTACACCAAACCCTAAAACGTCTGGTGGTGCAAGATGGAACTATCTTGCTGCTTGGGGATATGGATTAAAAGCCAATCATCAAGATAGCGAAAAAGCAAAAGCCTTCGTGAAAGCGCTCTATCAGCAAGTTGAAGTACTAGATTCAGGTGCACGAGGCGCTACAAATACATTTGTTGAACGAGGTATTGGTGATGTATTGATTGCATGGGAAAACGAGGCTTTATTAGCAATTAATGAATTAGGGGCAGATCAATTTGAGATAGTTACTCCATCCGTATCTATTCTTGCAGAGCCTACAGTATCTGTTGTTGATAAAGTGGTTGATAAACGAGGAACGCGAGAAATTGCAACGGCTTACTTAAATTATCTTTACTCACCACAAGGGCAAGAGATTGCAGCAAAAAACTATTATCGCCCTAGAGACAAAGTGATTGCTGAAAAATACCAAAGCCTTTTCCCAAAACTCGAACTATTTACTATTGATAAGGTTTTTGGTGATTGGCAATCTGCGCAGAAAATACATTTTGCGACAGGGGGGGTATTTGATGAAATTAGTCGTCGTTGA